The following are from one region of the Sorghum bicolor cultivar BTx623 chromosome 2, Sorghum_bicolor_NCBIv3, whole genome shotgun sequence genome:
- the LOC8075064 gene encoding uncharacterized protein LOC8075064 isoform X1 has protein sequence MAAAAASAAAAWTVEDDVLLKSAVEAGASLESLAKGAVCFSHKFTLPELQDRWYSLLYDSEISAQASARMAKFEMELSASNPAKASKLFNPKAKCFSLYKRKIDSVKSHYYAMRKRIRHEPCLSADFSYSIAPCSCNPVDGGGCACGDHHLLHKVDPPGAVVGGCGSKRKHVHSNGSGQYSFHAEHSNSDGSMVIDGNTNYESPHGYSDVDKLYGCDNMQKNSQTSGSNAISANNRSDLTDQFDYGDKGSKAPLGIHQDGVKLDRSSGNTTEGFLEPGAFKAINQKWCLREPSVLTWSKVLGVKSSDMLTDMHKIGETLTLSDDKKMETNSIDALEFQANLDSVVCDSRLGSAMAPEGGFMHSYLKGLSQKEDLELLSSDFSKTDKEDLGPHPPDAINCDDHIDPIQKKPNVADVSGVDSIPASSEVLYPEHNVKCVLNKEDSEIPVNDYIPIPGQDAQHDARSVAKLLNMENGQPSSPPPSVNLESAILKQNANMVPLKEGCAVGSELPPGLQGNFGDNNANMCISALHSVDGGEETTCGFTKHESCYDVQNLTLDKSIQVSNQMNCKCLAHKPGIGCETAIQSCNLASALPDTEFHDPVATISTTGQAEGSDSEIIVPNYFDLEALILDLDLIPWDQESDFVQPEVSRFQYPESRKDLIRLEKGACSYMNRSIMSKGAFAILYGQRMKYYMREPEVSLGRETEEVHVDIDLSKEGKANKISRRQAVIKMDDDGSFYISNTGKYSIFVNGNEVPCSKRINLMSDSLIEIRNLKFIFHVNHEAARKYIVGKRRGSSQGENTAFDWSQNP, from the exons atggcagcagcagccgcctcGGCCGCGGCGGCATGGACCGTCGAGGACGACGTCCTCCTCAAGAGCGCCGTCGAG GCTGGTGCTTCATTGGAATCATTGGCTAAAGGAGCTGTATGCTTCTCCCATAAATTCACCCTTCCAGAACTGCAGGATCGCTGGTATTCATTGCTATATGACTCAGAGATATCAGCTCAAGCATCCGCTCGCATGGCCAAGTTTGAGATGGAGCTTTCAGCCTCCAATCCTGCTAAAGCATCTAAGCTTTTCAACCCAAAGGCAAAATGCTTTTCCCTGTACAAGCGGAAGATAGACAGTGTAAAGAGTCACTACTATGCAATGAGAAAGAGAATTCGCCATGAACCATGTTTGTCTGCTGATTTTTCTTATAGTATTGCACCCTGCTCATGTAATCCTGTTGATGGTGGtggttgtgcatgtggagaccaTCATTTGTTACACAAAGTTGATCCACCAGGAGCTGTTGTAGGTGGATGTGGCTCTAAGAGAAAACATGTACATTCCAATGGTAGTGGACAATACTCATTTCATGCAGAGCATTCTAACTCTGATGGCAGCATGGTGATAGATGGAAATACCAACTATGAAAGCCCACATGGCTACTCAGATGTAGACAAATTATATGGCTGTGACAACATGCAGAAGAATTCTCAGACCAGTGGAAGTAATGCAATCTCTGCAAATAATAGGTCAGATCTGACTGATCAGTTTGACTATGGAGATAAGGGTTCCAAGGCTCCACTGGGCATTCATCAAGATGGTGTAAAGCTTGACCGATCTTCTGGGAATACAACAGAAGGATTTCTTGAGCCAGGTGCATTCAAAGCAATTAATCAAAAGTGGTGTCTTCGGGAACCTAGCGTTCTGACTTGGAGTAAGGTCCTGGGTGTTAAGTCATCTGATATGCTGACAGATATGCATAAAATTGGAGAAACTCTTACACTTTCTGATGACAAGAAAATGGAAACAAATAGCATTGATGCACTTGAATTTCAGGCAAATTTGGATAGTGTAGTATGTGATTCTCGTTTAGGCAGTGCAATGGCACCAGAAGGTGGATTCATGCATTCCTACTTAAAGGGTCTCAGTCAGAAAGAAGACCTTGAGCTTCTCAGCAGTGATTTTTCTAAGACAGATAAGGAAGATTTAGGGCCTCACCCCCCTGATGCAATCAACTGTGATGACCATATAGATCCTATCCAAAAGAAGCCAAATGTAGCAGATGTTTCTGGAGTAGACAGTATACCTGCTTCGTCAGAAGTGCTTTATCCTGAACATAATGTCAAATGCGTGTTGAACAAAGAAGATTCTGAAATCCCTGTCAATGACTATATACCTATACCTGGTCAGGATGCTCAGCATGATGCGCGTTCGGTTGCCAAACTGCTAAATATGGAAAATGGCCAACCTTCGTCGCCGCCACCATCAGTTAATCTGGAATCAGCCATCCTAAAGCAAAATGCAAATATGGTGCCTCTTAAGGAAGGTTGTGCTGTAGGAAGTGAGCTGCCACCTGGCTTGCAGGGTAACTTTGGTGATAACAATGCAAACATGTGTATTTCAGCACTGCATTCTGTTGATGGAGGTGAAGAAACAACTTGTGGTTTCACTAAACATGAGAGTTGTTATGATGTACAGAATTTGACTTTGGATAAGTCAATTCAAGTGTCCAATCAAATGAATTGCAAGTGTCTTGCTCATAAGCCCGGAATAGGCTGTGAAACTGCTATCCAAAGCTGTAACTTGGCTTCTGCATTGCCAGATACAGAATTTCATGACCCTGTTGCAACCATTTCAACTACGGGCCAAGCAGAAGGATCTGACAGTGAGATTATTGTTCCAAACTATTTTGACCTAGAAGCACTG ATACTTGATCTGGACCTGATTCCTTGGGATCAAGAATCTGACTTCGTCCAACCTGAAG TTTCAAGGTTTCAGTATCCTGAAAGCAGGAAGGATTTGATAAGATTAGAGAAAGGTGCCTGCTCTTATATGAACAGATCTATCATGTCTAAGGGTGCTTTCGCAATTCTTTATGGCCAACGCATGAAATACTACATGAGAGAGCCTGAG GTAAGTCTTGGGAGAGAAACAGAAGAAGTACATGTTGATATCGATTTGAGTAAAGAAGGGAAGGCAAACAAAATATCCCGTCGACAG GCAGTTATTAAGATGGACGATGATGGATCTTTCTACATAAGCAATACCGGGAAGTATTCAATTTTCGTGAATGGCAACGAAGTACCCTGTAGTAAACGTATCAACTTAATGTCAGACTCATTAATTGAG ATAAGGAACCTGAAATTCATTTTTCATGTGAACCACGAGGCTGCAAGGAAGTACATAGTTGGAAAAAGGAGAGGAAGCTCCCAAGGCGAGAACACA
- the LOC8075064 gene encoding uncharacterized protein LOC8075064 isoform X2 has product MAKFEMELSASNPAKASKLFNPKAKCFSLYKRKIDSVKSHYYAMRKRIRHEPCLSADFSYSIAPCSCNPVDGGGCACGDHHLLHKVDPPGAVVGGCGSKRKHVHSNGSGQYSFHAEHSNSDGSMVIDGNTNYESPHGYSDVDKLYGCDNMQKNSQTSGSNAISANNRSDLTDQFDYGDKGSKAPLGIHQDGVKLDRSSGNTTEGFLEPGAFKAINQKWCLREPSVLTWSKVLGVKSSDMLTDMHKIGETLTLSDDKKMETNSIDALEFQANLDSVVCDSRLGSAMAPEGGFMHSYLKGLSQKEDLELLSSDFSKTDKEDLGPHPPDAINCDDHIDPIQKKPNVADVSGVDSIPASSEVLYPEHNVKCVLNKEDSEIPVNDYIPIPGQDAQHDARSVAKLLNMENGQPSSPPPSVNLESAILKQNANMVPLKEGCAVGSELPPGLQGNFGDNNANMCISALHSVDGGEETTCGFTKHESCYDVQNLTLDKSIQVSNQMNCKCLAHKPGIGCETAIQSCNLASALPDTEFHDPVATISTTGQAEGSDSEIIVPNYFDLEALILDLDLIPWDQESDFVQPEVSRFQYPESRKDLIRLEKGACSYMNRSIMSKGAFAILYGQRMKYYMREPEVSLGRETEEVHVDIDLSKEGKANKISRRQAVIKMDDDGSFYISNTGKYSIFVNGNEVPCSKRINLMSDSLIEIRNLKFIFHVNHEAARKYIVGKRRGSSQGENTAFDWSQNP; this is encoded by the exons ATGGCCAAGTTTGAGATGGAGCTTTCAGCCTCCAATCCTGCTAAAGCATCTAAGCTTTTCAACCCAAAGGCAAAATGCTTTTCCCTGTACAAGCGGAAGATAGACAGTGTAAAGAGTCACTACTATGCAATGAGAAAGAGAATTCGCCATGAACCATGTTTGTCTGCTGATTTTTCTTATAGTATTGCACCCTGCTCATGTAATCCTGTTGATGGTGGtggttgtgcatgtggagaccaTCATTTGTTACACAAAGTTGATCCACCAGGAGCTGTTGTAGGTGGATGTGGCTCTAAGAGAAAACATGTACATTCCAATGGTAGTGGACAATACTCATTTCATGCAGAGCATTCTAACTCTGATGGCAGCATGGTGATAGATGGAAATACCAACTATGAAAGCCCACATGGCTACTCAGATGTAGACAAATTATATGGCTGTGACAACATGCAGAAGAATTCTCAGACCAGTGGAAGTAATGCAATCTCTGCAAATAATAGGTCAGATCTGACTGATCAGTTTGACTATGGAGATAAGGGTTCCAAGGCTCCACTGGGCATTCATCAAGATGGTGTAAAGCTTGACCGATCTTCTGGGAATACAACAGAAGGATTTCTTGAGCCAGGTGCATTCAAAGCAATTAATCAAAAGTGGTGTCTTCGGGAACCTAGCGTTCTGACTTGGAGTAAGGTCCTGGGTGTTAAGTCATCTGATATGCTGACAGATATGCATAAAATTGGAGAAACTCTTACACTTTCTGATGACAAGAAAATGGAAACAAATAGCATTGATGCACTTGAATTTCAGGCAAATTTGGATAGTGTAGTATGTGATTCTCGTTTAGGCAGTGCAATGGCACCAGAAGGTGGATTCATGCATTCCTACTTAAAGGGTCTCAGTCAGAAAGAAGACCTTGAGCTTCTCAGCAGTGATTTTTCTAAGACAGATAAGGAAGATTTAGGGCCTCACCCCCCTGATGCAATCAACTGTGATGACCATATAGATCCTATCCAAAAGAAGCCAAATGTAGCAGATGTTTCTGGAGTAGACAGTATACCTGCTTCGTCAGAAGTGCTTTATCCTGAACATAATGTCAAATGCGTGTTGAACAAAGAAGATTCTGAAATCCCTGTCAATGACTATATACCTATACCTGGTCAGGATGCTCAGCATGATGCGCGTTCGGTTGCCAAACTGCTAAATATGGAAAATGGCCAACCTTCGTCGCCGCCACCATCAGTTAATCTGGAATCAGCCATCCTAAAGCAAAATGCAAATATGGTGCCTCTTAAGGAAGGTTGTGCTGTAGGAAGTGAGCTGCCACCTGGCTTGCAGGGTAACTTTGGTGATAACAATGCAAACATGTGTATTTCAGCACTGCATTCTGTTGATGGAGGTGAAGAAACAACTTGTGGTTTCACTAAACATGAGAGTTGTTATGATGTACAGAATTTGACTTTGGATAAGTCAATTCAAGTGTCCAATCAAATGAATTGCAAGTGTCTTGCTCATAAGCCCGGAATAGGCTGTGAAACTGCTATCCAAAGCTGTAACTTGGCTTCTGCATTGCCAGATACAGAATTTCATGACCCTGTTGCAACCATTTCAACTACGGGCCAAGCAGAAGGATCTGACAGTGAGATTATTGTTCCAAACTATTTTGACCTAGAAGCACTG ATACTTGATCTGGACCTGATTCCTTGGGATCAAGAATCTGACTTCGTCCAACCTGAAG TTTCAAGGTTTCAGTATCCTGAAAGCAGGAAGGATTTGATAAGATTAGAGAAAGGTGCCTGCTCTTATATGAACAGATCTATCATGTCTAAGGGTGCTTTCGCAATTCTTTATGGCCAACGCATGAAATACTACATGAGAGAGCCTGAG GTAAGTCTTGGGAGAGAAACAGAAGAAGTACATGTTGATATCGATTTGAGTAAAGAAGGGAAGGCAAACAAAATATCCCGTCGACAG GCAGTTATTAAGATGGACGATGATGGATCTTTCTACATAAGCAATACCGGGAAGTATTCAATTTTCGTGAATGGCAACGAAGTACCCTGTAGTAAACGTATCAACTTAATGTCAGACTCATTAATTGAG ATAAGGAACCTGAAATTCATTTTTCATGTGAACCACGAGGCTGCAAGGAAGTACATAGTTGGAAAAAGGAGAGGAAGCTCCCAAGGCGAGAACACA